A single window of Streptomyces cathayae DNA harbors:
- a CDS encoding beta-ketoacyl synthase N-terminal-like domain-containing protein — MTTTATGAGRPVITAWSAVSPFGIGRTAFAEGVRERRSTVSVLDEAEPAGPRGDACVVPGFEVRTVLGKKGTRSMDRVTGLAVTAVGALLDDTERSRAVSTGEGAALALGTTTGSAQSMMDFTRDSLTGEQPFFVDPARFPNTVMNCAAGQSAIWYQLKGPNTTIAGGRVAGLHALNYSRRLLAAGRAQTVLCGAAEEYSTARAWLEHHCGDGAPSAPLGEGCAVLLVEPAAGEDAGQPVLAEILAVELGVVLRGDVAGSLTACLRGALRRSGVDLTEIAVLARSGAPGAEGDAEAAAVGEVLAGVDAADLTQVALIGDTGAASAAFQTAALLAHAEDDRAVAGKVGLVTSVDRTGTVGCALFRLR, encoded by the coding sequence ATGACCACCACCGCAACGGGCGCCGGGCGCCCTGTCATCACCGCGTGGTCCGCGGTGTCGCCGTTCGGCATCGGCCGGACCGCGTTCGCCGAGGGAGTGCGCGAGCGGCGCTCCACCGTCTCCGTGCTCGACGAGGCCGAGCCCGCCGGGCCCCGGGGCGACGCCTGCGTGGTCCCCGGCTTCGAGGTCCGTACGGTACTCGGCAAGAAGGGCACCCGGTCCATGGACCGGGTCACCGGACTGGCGGTCACCGCCGTCGGGGCACTGCTCGACGACACCGAACGGAGCCGGGCCGTCAGCACCGGCGAGGGCGCCGCACTGGCTCTGGGCACCACCACCGGCAGCGCCCAGAGCATGATGGACTTCACGCGGGATTCGCTCACCGGCGAGCAGCCGTTCTTCGTCGACCCGGCACGCTTCCCCAACACCGTGATGAACTGCGCGGCCGGCCAGAGTGCCATCTGGTACCAGCTGAAGGGTCCCAACACGACCATCGCGGGCGGCCGGGTGGCGGGGCTGCACGCCCTGAACTACTCCCGCCGGCTGCTGGCCGCGGGTCGCGCACAGACCGTGCTGTGCGGCGCCGCCGAGGAGTACTCCACGGCCCGCGCCTGGCTCGAGCACCACTGCGGTGACGGCGCGCCGAGTGCGCCGCTCGGCGAGGGCTGTGCCGTACTCCTCGTCGAACCCGCGGCCGGCGAGGACGCCGGGCAGCCGGTGCTGGCCGAGATCCTGGCCGTCGAACTGGGCGTCGTGCTCCGTGGCGACGTGGCCGGCAGCCTCACGGCCTGCCTGCGCGGCGCACTGCGCCGGTCCGGCGTCGACCTCACGGAGATCGCCGTCCTCGCCCGCTCCGGGGCCCCCGGGGCGGAGGGCGACGCCGAGGCCGCCGCCGTCGGCGAGGTGCTGGCCGGCGTGGACGCGGCCGACCTCACCCAGGTCGCGCTGATCGGCGACACCGGCGCCGCCTCCGCCGCCTTCCAGACCGCCGCCCTGCTGGCGCACGCGGAGGACGACCGGGCCGTGGCCGGGAAGGTGGGTCTCGTCACCTCCGTCGACCGGACCGGGACCGTCGGCTGCGCCCTGTTCCGACTGCGCTGA
- a CDS encoding acyl carrier protein, giving the protein MLDKEELRSIVAQVLDVDAAEITDDAKFVDDLEVDSLLALEIVVVLEKKYGVKLPESDLRQIITLQSAYDLLAGKLQAV; this is encoded by the coding sequence GTGCTGGACAAGGAAGAACTGCGCTCGATCGTCGCGCAGGTGCTGGACGTCGACGCCGCCGAGATCACCGACGACGCCAAGTTCGTCGACGACCTGGAGGTCGACTCCCTCCTGGCCCTGGAGATCGTGGTCGTCCTGGAGAAGAAGTACGGGGTGAAGCTGCCGGAGTCCGACCTTCGGCAGATCATCACCCTGCAGAGCGCCTACGACCTGCTGGCCGGAAAGCTGCAGGCCGTCTGA
- a CDS encoding 3-hydroxyacyl-ACP dehydratase FabZ family protein — MDVLAETRPGAPAPAVTRSGPRAAGVLSGAVEALPAEKAGRTSTRFTVSVDETVLPGHYPGFPIFPGVCLVEYVHRSVLATAPAEEPAPELVAVESTRFTGPVYPGDELTADIDWKPVDGAWQCRAKIRSGRGDAASVRLRYRRGTDGAST, encoded by the coding sequence ATGGACGTCCTCGCCGAGACGCGTCCGGGCGCCCCGGCCCCCGCCGTCACCCGGTCCGGACCGCGGGCCGCCGGTGTGCTCTCCGGCGCCGTCGAGGCCCTGCCGGCGGAGAAGGCGGGGCGCACCTCCACCAGGTTCACGGTGTCCGTGGACGAGACGGTGCTCCCCGGCCACTACCCGGGCTTCCCGATCTTCCCCGGTGTGTGTCTTGTCGAGTACGTGCACCGGAGCGTACTCGCCACGGCACCCGCCGAGGAGCCCGCTCCCGAGCTCGTGGCCGTGGAGAGCACCCGGTTCACCGGGCCCGTGTACCCGGGCGACGAACTGACCGCGGACATCGACTGGAAGCCGGTGGACGGGGCGTGGCAGTGCCGGGCGAAGATCCGCTCCGGCCGGGGCGACGCCGCGTCGGTGCGTCTGCGCTACCGCCGTGGCACGGACGGGGCCTCGACGTGA
- a CDS encoding 3-hydroxyacyl-ACP dehydratase FabZ family protein, whose translation MSGQVEIRGRLPHRYPMLLVDRVTHVDPGRALTALKAVTCNEPWYAGLGPDTPEEGFGYPKPLLVESWCQSAGVLATWDDPNPDVLAGQVMLFGGMTGVEFHRTVLPGDVLEHRVRVERRVDDTVMFEGESLVAGETVMTVGRIVMAFRPAEVLRPEAS comes from the coding sequence GTGAGCGGACAGGTGGAGATCCGCGGCAGGCTGCCGCACCGCTACCCCATGCTGCTGGTGGACCGGGTCACCCATGTCGATCCCGGCCGCGCGCTGACCGCCCTCAAGGCGGTCACCTGCAACGAACCCTGGTACGCGGGCCTGGGCCCGGACACCCCCGAGGAGGGTTTCGGTTACCCGAAGCCGCTGCTCGTGGAGTCCTGGTGCCAGTCCGCGGGCGTCCTCGCCACGTGGGACGACCCCAACCCCGACGTGCTGGCCGGGCAGGTCATGCTCTTCGGCGGCATGACCGGGGTCGAGTTCCACCGCACCGTGCTGCCCGGCGACGTCCTGGAGCACCGCGTGCGGGTCGAACGCAGGGTGGACGACACCGTGATGTTCGAGGGCGAGAGCCTGGTGGCCGGCGAGACGGTGATGACCGTCGGCCGGATCGTCATGGCCTTCCGCCCGGCCGAAGTCCTGAGACCCGAAGCGAGCTGA